Proteins encoded by one window of Corvus cornix cornix isolate S_Up_H32 chromosome 27, ASM73873v5, whole genome shotgun sequence:
- the PNMT gene encoding LOW QUALITY PROTEIN: phenylethanolamine N-methyltransferase (The sequence of the model RefSeq protein was modified relative to this genomic sequence to represent the inferred CDS: inserted 1 base in 1 codon) — protein MSSPAALREGYEHFDPRAYLRNNYLPPRADFSSEEFVVPWKLRCLAETFASGEIRGQTLIDVGSGPTIYQLLSACDHFEEIVATDYLAVNREELGRWARGEPGAFDWRPFIQHVCKIEGRGEPWQDKERRLRQRLRRILPIDVHRPEPLGAPLXPPADALLSAFCLEAVSPDRAAFVRALAHVGNLLRPGGHALLLGALGESFYLAGPARLPVVPLQESDVREALAAAGFALRELRSYAMPPALRTGVDDVDGVFFAHAQKPLEA, from the exons ATGAGCAGCCCGGCCGCGCTCCGCGAGGGCTACGAGCACTTCGACCCCCGCGCGTACCTGCGCAACAATTACCTCCCGCCCCGCGCCGACTTCTCCTCCGAGGAGTTCGTGGTGCCCTGGAAGCTGCGATGCCTGGCCGAGACCTTCGCCAGCG GTGAGATCCGGGGGCAGACGTTGATCGATGTGGGCTCGGGCCCCACCATCTACCAACTGCTGAGCGCCTGTGACCACTTCGAGGAGATCGTGGCCACCGATTACCTGGCGGTGAACCGGGAGGAGCTGGGCCGGTGGGCGCGGGGCGAGCCCGGAGCCTTCGACTGGAGACCCTTCATCCAGCACGTCTGCAAGATCGAGGGCCGCGG GGAGCCGTGGCAGGACAAGGAGCGGCGTCTCCGCCAGCGGCTCCGGCGGATCCTGCCCATCGACGTGCACCGCCCGGAGCCGCTGGGGGCTCCGC CACCCCCGGCCGACGCGCTGCTCTCCGCCTTCTGCCTGGAGGCCGTGAGCCCCGACCGCGCCGCCTTCGTGCGGGCGCTGGCCCACGTGGGCAACCTGCTGCGCCCGGGGGGCCACGcgctgctgctgggagccctgggCGAGTCCTTCTACCTGGCGGGCCCCGCTCGCCTGCCCGTGGTGCCGCTGCAGGAATCGGACGTGCGGGAGGCGCTGGCGGCCGCCGGCTTCGCGCTGCGGGAGCTGCGGAGCTACGCGATGCCCCCCGCGCTCCGCACCGGCGTGGACGACGTGGACGGGGTGTTCTTCGCCCACGCGCAGAAACCGCTGGAAGCCTGA
- the LOC120411369 gene encoding telethonin, with protein MVGPGVMGGSKGLLSARLGCSVQEEDVGRKETFSAEWLDLELRSRPEDGWCRREVDTQRRETLEQRGAVRVLEQRSPWGVLRLGVLGQPLAQHLLPYARTLPVPLFAPPDLRGAKGGIRRTLSRSLSHEAQRG; from the exons ATGGTGGGTCCTGGCGTGATGGGGGGCTCCAAGGGGCTGCTCTCGGCCCGCCTGGGCTGCAGTGTCCAAGAGGAGGACGTGGGGCGGAAAGAGACCTTCAGCGCCGAGTGGCTGGACCTGGAGCTCAGGTCCCGGCCCGAGGACGG GTGGTGCCGGCGGGAGGTGGACACGCAGCGCCGGGAGACGCTGGAGCAGCGCGGGGCCGTGCGGGTGCTGGAGCAGCGCTCGCCCTGGGGGGTGCTGCGGCTCGGGGTCCTGGGGCAACCCCTggcccagcacctcctgccctaCGCCCGCACCCTCCCCGTGCCCCTCTTCGCCCCCCCGGACCTCCGCGGCGCCAAGGGGGGGATCCGCCGCACCCTCTCCCGCTCCCTCTCCCACGAGGCCCAGCGGGGCTGA